Proteins encoded within one genomic window of Hahella chejuensis KCTC 2396:
- a CDS encoding NADPH-dependent FMN reductase — MSKPKILVFAGSLRKDSLNKKLARAAGRYAEAAGAEVTFLDLADYPLPIYDGDIESASGIPENALKLKQILAAHDGFILSSPEYNGGISGVLKNAIDWVSRPLEGEPSMAAFKDKWVALLAASPGALGGIRALPMVRTILSGIGCMMMPEQVALGQANKVIDADGAITDEAAASRVQRLSERLVRFAAK; from the coding sequence GTGAGTAAACCCAAAATTCTCGTTTTCGCAGGCAGTCTGCGTAAAGATTCTCTAAACAAGAAACTGGCTCGCGCGGCGGGTCGCTATGCGGAAGCCGCCGGCGCCGAGGTGACCTTTCTGGATCTGGCGGATTATCCTCTTCCCATTTATGACGGCGATATAGAAAGCGCCTCCGGCATACCGGAAAACGCGCTCAAGCTTAAGCAGATTCTCGCAGCCCACGATGGATTCATCCTGTCTTCTCCTGAATACAATGGCGGCATCAGCGGCGTTTTGAAGAACGCGATCGACTGGGTGTCGCGCCCGTTGGAGGGCGAACCCTCCATGGCGGCGTTCAAAGACAAGTGGGTGGCGTTACTGGCCGCCTCTCCCGGCGCCCTGGGCGGCATTCGCGCGCTGCCGATGGTCAGAACCATACTATCCGGCATTGGTTGCATGATGATGCCTGAACAGGTAGCCCTGGGGCAGGCCAATAAAGTTATCGACGCCGACGGCGCCATCACTGACGAAGCCGCCGCTTCCCGAGTGCAACGCCTCAGCGAACGACTGGTCCGCTTCGCCGCCAAATAA
- a CDS encoding xanthine dehydrogenase family protein molybdopterin-binding subunit → METIALSRRDLLRASVSVGGGLLVALQLPGCASLPQGTEAGSLRPNAWLEITPDNRIILTLDRVEMGQGTYTGMCTLLAEELDVDPAAIEVVFAPVDSAYEQPDFGMQITGGSASLSSNWVRLREAGAMGRAMLVAAAAQVWSVPTSSVIAENGVCRLRTADSSLTYGELAELAARQPAPANITLKSPEEYRYIGKYNQRLDASLKSFGRADFGIDVQLPDMLYAVMARAPAAGGTVRALDDREARNMPGVAAIIKVPRGVAVVADKYWRARQARDKLKIEWDSGELGALDTASVFDLYRQTLASESGDAVRSEGDAARALASTSDRITVEYRAPFLAHATMEPQNCTVWFRDGRCDVWAPTQGPDVARAVARRECGLSAADIHIHTTFIGGGFGRRLSQDFVGEAVSIAQHFDRPVKLIWSREEDIQHDLFRPASLHRLTAAFSPDGDALAWTHDIAAPRVIDHYAKEAAGAVAPGWAPQAMVRMAAGVAKMVTPDQSAYEGAEDLPYAIPHIRVRHMKADSGVPISYWRSVGHSFNAFVVESFIDELAHHAGQDPVAYRERLLRDHPRHRRVLRAAAQKADWNVPPAPGRARGVACHKSFGTYVAQVAEVSVENDAIRVHRVVCAVDCGLAVNPDTVIAQMQGGVIFGLTAALYGEITHTQGAVRQSNFHDYPVLRMNETPEIDVVLVGGDAAPTGVGEPGTPPIAPAVANAVFRLTGRRLRDLPLRLKT, encoded by the coding sequence ATGGAGACCATTGCATTATCCCGCAGAGACCTGCTTCGGGCTTCCGTCAGCGTTGGCGGCGGTCTGTTGGTCGCCTTGCAGTTGCCTGGGTGCGCGTCGCTGCCACAGGGGACGGAGGCGGGCTCGCTGCGCCCCAACGCCTGGCTGGAGATCACGCCGGACAATCGCATCATTCTGACCCTGGATCGGGTGGAAATGGGACAGGGAACCTACACGGGAATGTGTACGCTGCTGGCGGAGGAGCTGGATGTTGATCCCGCCGCAATAGAAGTGGTGTTTGCGCCGGTGGATTCCGCCTATGAACAACCTGACTTCGGTATGCAAATCACCGGCGGCAGCGCCAGTTTGAGCAGCAACTGGGTGCGATTGCGGGAGGCAGGGGCCATGGGGCGGGCCATGCTGGTCGCCGCCGCTGCGCAGGTCTGGAGCGTTCCGACATCGTCGGTTATCGCTGAAAATGGCGTCTGTCGGCTGCGCACAGCCGACTCATCTCTGACATACGGCGAATTGGCGGAACTGGCTGCGCGGCAGCCGGCGCCCGCTAACATCACGCTAAAGTCGCCGGAAGAGTACCGCTACATCGGCAAGTACAACCAGCGCCTGGACGCCTCCCTGAAAAGCTTCGGGCGCGCCGACTTCGGCATCGACGTGCAATTGCCGGATATGTTGTATGCCGTGATGGCGCGCGCTCCGGCGGCGGGAGGAACTGTGCGCGCGCTGGATGACCGCGAGGCGCGAAATATGCCCGGTGTGGCGGCGATCATAAAGGTCCCTCGTGGCGTTGCTGTTGTGGCGGATAAATACTGGCGCGCCCGTCAGGCTCGGGACAAGCTGAAGATCGAGTGGGACTCCGGCGAACTGGGTGCGCTGGACACTGCGTCTGTATTTGATCTCTACCGACAAACGCTGGCGTCGGAAAGCGGCGATGCCGTTCGTAGCGAAGGCGATGCGGCGCGCGCGCTGGCGTCGACTTCGGACAGGATTACAGTGGAATACCGCGCCCCGTTTCTCGCCCACGCCACCATGGAGCCGCAAAACTGTACGGTTTGGTTTCGGGACGGGCGTTGCGACGTATGGGCGCCCACTCAGGGGCCTGACGTGGCGCGGGCGGTGGCCAGAAGAGAATGCGGTTTGTCCGCCGCCGACATTCATATTCACACCACGTTTATCGGCGGCGGATTCGGGCGTCGCCTGAGTCAGGATTTCGTCGGCGAAGCCGTCTCCATCGCGCAGCATTTCGATCGCCCGGTGAAATTGATCTGGTCGCGAGAGGAAGACATTCAGCATGACTTATTTCGACCGGCGTCATTGCATCGCCTGACGGCGGCGTTTTCTCCCGATGGCGACGCGCTCGCCTGGACCCACGACATTGCGGCGCCGCGGGTTATCGATCATTACGCGAAGGAAGCTGCGGGAGCCGTCGCTCCGGGATGGGCGCCACAGGCTATGGTGCGCATGGCCGCTGGCGTGGCGAAGATGGTTACGCCGGATCAGAGCGCCTATGAAGGCGCGGAGGATCTCCCTTACGCCATTCCCCACATCCGCGTGCGTCACATGAAAGCGGATTCCGGCGTCCCTATCAGTTATTGGCGCTCTGTCGGCCATTCCTTCAACGCCTTTGTGGTGGAGAGTTTTATCGATGAGCTAGCTCATCACGCCGGGCAAGACCCGGTCGCCTATCGGGAGCGACTGCTGCGCGACCATCCGCGTCATAGGCGAGTGTTGCGCGCGGCGGCGCAGAAGGCGGATTGGAATGTCCCGCCGGCGCCTGGCAGAGCGCGCGGGGTAGCCTGCCATAAAAGCTTTGGAACCTATGTCGCGCAGGTAGCGGAAGTGTCCGTGGAAAACGACGCCATCCGGGTGCATCGGGTCGTGTGCGCCGTCGACTGCGGATTGGCGGTGAATCCTGATACGGTGATCGCACAAATGCAAGGCGGCGTCATTTTCGGCTTGACAGCGGCTCTGTATGGGGAGATAACCCATACTCAGGGTGCGGTGAGACAATCAAACTTTCATGATTATCCGGTATTGCGCATGAATGAAACCCCGGAAATCGATGTGGTGCTGGTTGGTGGTGACGCCGCTCCCACCGGAGTAGGAGAGCCGGGAACGCCGCCCATAGCGCCGGCGGTGGCCAACGCCGTATTCAGGCTGACCGGACGACGCTTGCGCGACCTGCCGTTGCGGCTGAAAACATAA
- a CDS encoding SDR family oxidoreductase, whose protein sequence is MAHVVITGANRGIGLELARLFSQRGDKVTAICRRASDELQQLNVTVLTDIDISQDACVEQIRQALTGQTVDILINNAGLLHHETLPSPNWDTMRAQFEINTLGPLRVTSALLENLHKGGKVGLITSRMGSVEDNSSGAYYGYRMSKAGLNAIGKSLALDLKSRGVAVALLHPGYVITDMTGHSGDITPDVAAKGLAARIDELTLENSGKFWHANGELLPW, encoded by the coding sequence ATGGCTCACGTCGTCATTACCGGCGCCAATCGCGGCATCGGTTTGGAACTGGCGCGTCTTTTCAGCCAACGGGGCGATAAAGTCACCGCTATCTGCCGACGCGCTTCCGACGAGTTGCAACAACTGAACGTGACCGTTTTGACCGATATCGACATCAGCCAGGACGCATGCGTAGAACAGATTCGCCAGGCCCTGACAGGACAAACCGTCGATATTCTCATCAATAACGCCGGCCTGCTGCATCATGAAACACTGCCCAGCCCCAACTGGGACACCATGCGCGCGCAATTCGAGATCAATACCCTGGGCCCGCTGCGCGTCACCAGCGCGCTGCTGGAGAACTTGCACAAAGGCGGCAAGGTGGGATTGATCACCAGCCGCATGGGGTCAGTGGAAGACAACAGCTCCGGCGCGTACTACGGCTATCGCATGTCCAAGGCGGGCCTCAACGCCATTGGCAAATCTCTGGCGCTGGATCTGAAAAGCCGCGGCGTGGCGGTGGCGTTGCTGCACCCGGGCTATGTTATTACGGACATGACCGGGCATTCCGGGGATATCACTCCCGACGTAGCGGCGAAGGGACTGGCCGCGCGCATAGACGAACTGACGTTGGAGAACTCAGGGAAGTTCTGGCATGCGAATGGGGAATTGTTGCCCTGGTAA
- a CDS encoding sphingomyelin phosphodiesterase: MRRLYKWLAGAAMFLLLTRWSWAETYIYLTNSTMETVTLSTAQSGYDNIREGVEWDRLETEVPPLATVKILRFNRDQGIKWGKTYFFDTTVMGRNSTALLRQKLEGTWNFSKMWIAADDDPWRYDRDIHAIPREFDGVDSHLAYRSQYARPGGDDVYYVINNDWTLSERIPQSNHLKVLTYNAWALLPGLMSKNTSNRLATMAEAVKGYDAVVFQEVFDPILTARFRSDLQAEYPYLTEIPFKLGRLLTGGSFIASRWPILAQDAMVYEGCRNDGCFASKGANYAKIDKGGQIYHLFGAHTHAYTGEEDVALRRWHLQQYKAFVDSKGAAADEPVIIAGDLNVDKLNFPAEHQDMLAILDASEPPSQSQYPHSYDGGVNTFADSQLTEYLDYVLTSNSHVAPVYSHNRVRIPRFIQWEHWTSWDLSDHFPVEGEFVFPLPANPVE; encoded by the coding sequence ATGCGGCGATTATATAAATGGCTTGCGGGAGCGGCGATGTTTTTACTGCTGACGCGATGGTCCTGGGCGGAGACTTATATCTACCTGACCAACAGCACGATGGAGACAGTCACTCTGAGCACCGCGCAAAGCGGTTACGACAACATCCGGGAGGGTGTGGAATGGGATCGGCTGGAGACGGAGGTTCCGCCCCTGGCCACGGTAAAAATTCTGCGCTTCAACCGTGACCAGGGCATCAAGTGGGGTAAAACCTACTTTTTCGACACCACCGTAATGGGGCGTAATAGTACGGCGCTGCTGCGGCAGAAACTCGAAGGAACCTGGAATTTCAGCAAAATGTGGATTGCGGCGGACGACGACCCCTGGCGTTACGACCGCGACATTCACGCCATCCCCAGAGAGTTTGACGGGGTGGACAGCCACTTGGCGTATCGCTCGCAGTACGCCCGACCCGGCGGAGACGACGTCTACTACGTCATTAATAATGACTGGACCCTCAGCGAACGCATTCCGCAAAGCAATCACCTCAAAGTGCTCACCTATAACGCCTGGGCGTTATTGCCGGGCTTGATGTCAAAGAATACCTCCAATCGTCTCGCCACCATGGCTGAGGCCGTGAAAGGCTACGACGCCGTGGTGTTTCAGGAAGTGTTCGATCCCATTCTTACCGCGCGCTTTCGCAGCGACCTGCAGGCGGAATATCCCTATCTGACGGAAATTCCGTTCAAGCTGGGACGCCTTCTGACGGGAGGCAGCTTTATCGCCAGTCGCTGGCCGATTCTGGCGCAGGACGCCATGGTCTATGAAGGCTGCCGTAATGACGGATGCTTCGCCTCGAAAGGCGCCAATTACGCCAAAATCGATAAGGGCGGTCAGATTTACCATCTGTTTGGCGCGCATACCCACGCCTATACGGGGGAAGAGGATGTCGCTCTGCGGCGCTGGCATCTGCAACAATACAAAGCCTTTGTCGACAGCAAAGGCGCCGCCGCGGACGAGCCGGTGATCATCGCCGGCGATCTCAATGTGGATAAGCTCAACTTCCCGGCGGAGCATCAGGATATGCTGGCGATTCTGGACGCTTCCGAGCCGCCTTCGCAGAGCCAGTATCCGCACTCCTACGATGGCGGCGTGAATACGTTTGCGGATTCCCAGCTGACGGAATACCTGGACTACGTGCTGACGTCCAACTCCCATGTCGCGCCGGTGTATTCTCATAATCGGGTGCGCATTCCCCGGTTCATCCAATGGGAACATTGGACGTCCTGGGATTTATCGGATCACTTCCCTGTGGAAGGCGAGTTTGTATTTCCGTTGCCGGCCAATCCGGTGGAATAG
- a CDS encoding nucleotidyltransferase family protein has translation MGWLVLAAGQSRRFGADKLTAQMRDGRALLAHTLAALTATEQPLLAVVRPGHNAVTALLDRLDVPYTVCPHAEAGMGASLAWGVSQVKDWMFCGVALADMPYIRSGTLAALHERGGEERIVAPFYHERQGHPVIFGRRFYPQLMALGGDAGAKSVLQRYSDALLRLDVEDRGVLCDVDTPDDIHEARQEGVAYSLS, from the coding sequence ATGGGATGGTTGGTGCTGGCCGCAGGACAGAGCCGCCGCTTCGGCGCGGACAAACTGACGGCTCAAATGAGAGACGGACGTGCGTTGCTGGCGCACACTCTGGCGGCATTGACGGCGACGGAGCAACCGTTGCTGGCGGTGGTCAGACCTGGTCACAACGCCGTCACTGCATTGTTGGATCGCCTTGACGTCCCCTATACGGTTTGCCCCCACGCAGAAGCGGGTATGGGCGCCTCGTTGGCCTGGGGCGTGTCGCAAGTAAAAGACTGGATGTTTTGCGGCGTGGCGTTGGCGGATATGCCCTACATCCGCTCCGGCACACTGGCGGCGCTGCATGAGCGTGGCGGGGAAGAACGCATTGTCGCGCCTTTCTATCACGAGCGGCAGGGGCATCCGGTGATTTTCGGGCGTCGCTTTTACCCGCAATTGATGGCTCTGGGCGGCGACGCCGGGGCGAAGTCGGTGTTGCAGCGTTATAGCGATGCGTTATTGCGTTTGGACGTGGAGGATCGCGGGGTGCTGTGTGATGTGGATACCCCGGATGATATCCACGAAGCGCGGCAGGAAGGGGTTGCGTACTCTTTGTCCTGA
- a CDS encoding (2Fe-2S)-binding protein: MKLTVNDKQREVDVTPDTPLLWVIRDELQLTGTKFGCGMGLCGACTVHLDGEPIRSCITPAAVARERRITTIEGIGDPEQPHPLQRAWVELNTPQCGYCQSGQLMSACALLAKNPQPSDADIDNAMSGNICRCGTYPRIRAAIHKAAAQLNQNQSQE; this comes from the coding sequence ATGAAATTAACTGTGAACGATAAACAAAGAGAGGTGGATGTGACGCCGGACACCCCTCTGCTTTGGGTGATCCGCGATGAGCTGCAATTGACGGGAACCAAATTCGGCTGCGGCATGGGGCTATGCGGCGCCTGCACCGTGCACCTGGACGGAGAGCCCATTCGTTCCTGCATTACTCCGGCGGCAGTCGCCCGGGAGCGTCGGATCACCACCATCGAAGGCATTGGCGATCCCGAACAGCCTCATCCGTTGCAGCGCGCCTGGGTGGAGTTGAACACGCCCCAGTGCGGTTACTGCCAATCCGGGCAGCTTATGTCCGCCTGCGCTCTGCTGGCGAAAAACCCCCAACCTTCCGATGCGGATATCGACAACGCCATGTCCGGCAATATCTGCCGCTGCGGAACCTATCCCCGCATTCGCGCCGCCATTCATAAAGCGGCGGCGCAATTAAATCAAAACCAAAGTCAGGAATAG